From the genome of Streptomyces xanthophaeus:
CCGCCATCCGGTGGGCGAGTGGGCGTGCGTCCAGGCCCGTACGAGTGTGGACGCGGCCGGGATCGGGCTCGCGGACGCGCGGCTGCACGATGAGAAGGGGCCCATCGGGCGGAGCGCGCAGAGCCTTTTCGTGGCGCCGCGTTCCTAGGTCATTTCTTCGCGTCAACCCGGGTCCGTGGCACGGGAGTCGGTGTGGCAGGCTCGTGCCGGTGGAGGCCCTGAGAGACGTCGACCCCGCGCAGATCGGGGCGCATGCGCTGTTGGCCCGGCTCGGTGCCGGGGGGATGGGGCAGGTGTACCTCGGGCGGTCGCCCGGTGGGCGCCTGGTCGCCGTGAAGGTGATCCGGGACGAGATCACCGGGCATCCGGAGGCGCTGGCACGGTTCCGGCGTGAGGCCGAGACCGTGCGTGCGGTGCGGTCGGCGTACACGGCGAACCTGATCGACGCCTCGCTGGCGGCGGCGCCGTACTGGCTGGCGACCGAGTACGTGGCGGGCCCGACGCTCGGTCATGCGGTGGCGGAGCGCGGCGGCTTGCCCGCGGACACCTGCCGGCGGCTGTTCGCGGCGCTCGCGGAGGGGCTGGCGAGCGTGCACGCGTACGGGGTGACGCACCGGGACCTCAAGCCGCAGAACGTCATCCTGGGCGCGCAGGGGCCGCAGCTCATCGACTTCGGCATCGCGCGGGGCGTGGGCGAGACGGCTCTCACCCAGGACGGGCAGGCCCCGGGGACGCCGGGGTACACGGCGCCGGAGGTTTTGCTGGGTGCGGAGGCCGGGGCCGCGGCGGACGTCTTCGCGCTGGGCGCGACCCTCGCGTACGCGGCGACGGGGCGGCCGCCGTTCGGGACGGGCGTGGCGACGACGGTGAGCTACCGGGCGGTGCACGAGCCGGTCGACGTGGCCGGGGTGGAGCCTGGGCTGGCGGGGCTGATCGAGGCGTGCGTGGCGAAGGATCCGGCGGTGCGGCCGGGTCTGCGTGAGGTCATCGCCCGGTGCGGGGTCCGGGACGCGCTGGTCGACGATCGGGTGTACGTCGGGCTCGGTGCGCTGGGTGAGGCCGTGCCGGTGCACGAGATGCGGACGCAGGGGCCGGGTCTGGTGCCCGAATACACCCCGACCCGGGGCGT
Proteins encoded in this window:
- a CDS encoding serine/threonine-protein kinase, with translation MEALRDVDPAQIGAHALLARLGAGGMGQVYLGRSPGGRLVAVKVIRDEITGHPEALARFRREAETVRAVRSAYTANLIDASLAAAPYWLATEYVAGPTLGHAVAERGGLPADTCRRLFAALAEGLASVHAYGVTHRDLKPQNVILGAQGPQLIDFGIARGVGETALTQDGQAPGTPGYTAPEVLLGAEAGAAADVFALGATLAYAATGRPPFGTGVATTVSYRAVHEPVDVAGVEPGLAGLIEACVAKDPAVRPGLREVIARCGVRDALVDDRVYVGLGALGEAVPVHEMRTQGPGLVPEYTPTRGVVAAASPKRGRPGVWVAAGVALAVVGAVAVWKLPLGGQGGQEGADDRAGGRTPAGQAPAGQTPSGQSSGGTAVQSPAGPPTYIRQTEPNLDDYNPIHRTCTRGPEDRGILDFQTALPRSMDDPGLKSGKVEIGYRVKDALPDAPPYYVAVVVKPQHEVDENGRSTDVSDNRQLGFVAKARDLYEGDEVQWKFLTYPDDFSMQLNGKTVKAPPLSQDPGGWTVVFRHAVSDTEHKSIQCDGFDSGPQKG